The Plodia interpunctella isolate USDA-ARS_2022_Savannah chromosome 11, ilPloInte3.2, whole genome shotgun sequence genome includes a window with the following:
- the LOC128673723 gene encoding NAD-dependent L-serine dehydrogenase, with translation MAGRATHCLLTIPKRGYSSKVDKNVAFLGLGNMGGFMAANLVKKGFTVKGYDPSSDAVKAAAKNGITGASSIAAALDGADALVSILPSNKVVLDAYLGKDGVVAHAAKGTLLIDSSTVDPNVPKQIYPVAIENGVGFIDAPVSGGTMGAQNATLAFMSGGRKGDFERSLPMLKAMGAKQFHCGDIGSGQVAKLANNMLMGITGMATAECMNMGIKMGLDPQVLLDVLNNSSARSWSTEVYCPVPGLIPTAPSSKNYDGGFKNELMVKDLELASGMALGIRSPIPLGAVATQLYRMAQTRGFGQKDFSYIYQLLKEDKQ, from the exons atGGCCGGCCGCGCGACGCATTGTTTACTAACTATTCCAAAGAGGGGTTACAGCTCAAAAGTGGACAAAAATGTCGCATTTCTCGGCCTTGGCAATATGGGTGGTTTTATGGCCGCAAATTTAGTCAAAAAG GGCTTCACAGTGAAAGGTTATGACCCCTCATCAGACGCAGTTAAAGCCGCCGCTAAAAACGGCATCACAGGCGCTTCGTCCATCGCTGCAGCTCTTGATGGCGCTGATGCCCTGGTATCCATTCTGCCCAGCAACAAAGTCGTGCTTGACGCTTACCTTGGTAAAGATGGAGTTGTCGCACAC gcAGCCAAGGGCACCCTTCTCATCGACTCCAGCACAGTGGACCCCAATGTCCCCAAACAAATTTACCCAGTGGCCATCGAGAATGGCGTCGGGTTCATCGATGCCCCAGTTTCTGGAG GTACAATGGGCGCTCAAAATGCCACACTAGCGTTTATGTCCGGAGGTCGTAAAGGGGACTTTGAGAGGTCACTACCCATGTTGAAAGCGATGGGAGCCAAGCAGTTCCACTGTGGAGATATCGGCTCAGGCCAGGTGGCCAAGTTAGCCAACAATATGCTGATGGGTATCACCGGGATGGCCACGGCTGAGTGCATGAATATGGGAATCAA GATGGGTCTGGACCCCCAAGTCCTGCTTGACGTGCTGAATAACTCGTCAGCTCGCTCCTGGTCCACCGAGGTGTACTGCCCTGTCCCCGGGCTGATCCCCACAGCGCCGTCCAGCAAGAATTATGATGGGGGGTTCAAAAACGAACTTATGGTTAAG GATCTCGAGCTCGCCAGCGGTATGGCACTCGGAATCCGGTCACCGATCCCACTCGGCGCCGTCGCGACTCAGCTTTACCGCATGGCGCAGACCAGAGGCTTCGGCCAGAAGGACTTCTCTTACATCTACCAGCTCCTGAAAGAAGACAaacaatag